Proteins encoded in a region of the Candidatus Moanabacter tarae genome:
- the rpe gene encoding Ribulose-phosphate 3-epimerase produces the protein MVDQPSMIEKAGELPVVLAPSILAGRNSNLEESVRIIEESGLTWVHLDIMDGNFVPNITFGPQAVQDLRETTDLFFDTHLMLEHPHRYIEVFAKAGANLISIHVEPACPIKETLTQIREFGCQNGIAINPKTPPEELLPFLDKVDLVLVMTVQPGFGGQVFREESAKKINVIDAWRRERNLNFRIEVDGGINLDTARLCRAQGSDTFVAGTAFFRSENRNLFRKEIESL, from the coding sequence ATGGTAGATCAACCATCCATGATTGAGAAAGCCGGAGAACTCCCAGTCGTTCTTGCACCGTCAATTCTGGCTGGCAGAAATTCAAATCTGGAAGAAAGCGTCCGTATTATCGAAGAGTCCGGCCTGACCTGGGTTCATTTAGACATTATGGACGGAAATTTTGTCCCCAATATTACTTTCGGCCCTCAAGCTGTCCAAGACCTCCGCGAGACCACCGATCTCTTTTTTGACACCCATCTTATGCTCGAACACCCCCACCGTTATATCGAGGTATTCGCCAAAGCTGGGGCCAACCTAATCAGCATTCACGTAGAGCCAGCCTGCCCGATTAAAGAGACGCTCACCCAGATACGCGAGTTTGGCTGCCAAAATGGAATTGCCATCAATCCAAAGACTCCACCTGAGGAACTTTTACCCTTTCTTGATAAGGTTGACTTGGTCTTGGTAATGACGGTTCAGCCTGGGTTTGGAGGACAAGTATTTAGAGAGGAATCGGCAAAAAAGATCAACGTGATTGATGCGTGGAGGCGAGAACGGAATCTGAACTTCCGGATCGAAGTAGATGGGGGTATTAATCTGGATACTGCTCGGCTCTGCCGGGCACAAGGCTCAGATACTTTTGTAGCAGGAACTGCTTTCTTTAGATCCGAGAATCGGAACTTATTCAGAAAAGAAATCGAAAGCCTTTAG
- the ilvB1 gene encoding Acetolactate synthase large subunit IlvB1 — MKPEKLVTFPQDDEGPEMNGADILVTALEREGVEIVFAYPGGASMELHQSLTKSQKIRTILPRFEQGGGFMAHGYARATGKAGVCMATSGPGATNLMTCITDAFMDSIPLIAITGQVHQWNIGKAAFQETDFFGMTLPVVKHSYLVLDIQDLPKVIKHAFFLATTGRPGPVVIDIPKDIQQELSKPLFPGSINIPGYQPEPHARDEDLKVVLELIEKSKRPVFYTGGGIISGNSQKELTALSEITGVPVATTLMGLGAFPESHKHSLRWFGMHGTVAGNWAVCESDLLITAGARFDDRITGAPASKFAPDAVVVHIDIDKSEHQKNKTVRHPIHSDVRYALGRLVHLAKETGFKKPDLEYWYKQLATWQKQHPFNYERDDRFVLGQEAIEALYHQTDGEAIITTGVGQHQMWAAQFYKFHKPRSYLSSLGLGAMGFGLPAAIGAKVACPDRTVVDVDGDGSFLMNIQELATAVIEKIPVKILLLNNQHLGMVMQWEDLIYEGVRAQTILGDPENIGSPENPAGLYPNFVKMAESFGCPARQVILKKELKDGIDEMLECDSPFLLEVVSHYDEHVLPMIQQGKSAKEILLQPPG, encoded by the coding sequence ATGAAACCCGAAAAACTGGTTACTTTCCCTCAAGACGACGAGGGCCCCGAAATGAATGGTGCCGATATCCTCGTTACCGCTCTAGAACGTGAGGGAGTCGAAATCGTCTTCGCATATCCCGGTGGAGCCTCCATGGAATTGCATCAGTCCCTTACTAAAAGCCAAAAGATCCGTACTATTTTGCCTCGATTTGAGCAAGGAGGAGGGTTTATGGCACATGGTTATGCCCGCGCCACCGGAAAGGCTGGAGTTTGTATGGCAACCAGTGGTCCAGGCGCTACCAATCTTATGACCTGCATTACTGATGCATTCATGGATAGTATACCACTAATCGCGATTACCGGGCAAGTACATCAATGGAATATTGGCAAAGCCGCCTTTCAGGAAACCGATTTTTTCGGAATGACGCTGCCAGTGGTAAAGCATAGTTATCTAGTGCTCGATATTCAAGATCTGCCTAAAGTGATTAAGCATGCTTTTTTCCTCGCTACGACTGGACGCCCGGGACCAGTAGTTATCGATATTCCCAAGGACATACAGCAAGAACTGTCGAAACCTCTCTTCCCCGGCTCCATCAATATACCGGGTTACCAACCTGAGCCACACGCACGTGACGAGGACCTCAAAGTCGTTTTGGAACTTATCGAAAAGTCAAAAAGACCTGTCTTCTACACTGGAGGAGGAATCATTTCAGGAAACTCTCAAAAGGAGCTAACCGCTCTCTCGGAGATCACAGGGGTACCCGTGGCCACAACGTTAATGGGATTAGGGGCGTTTCCTGAATCACACAAACACTCCCTGAGATGGTTCGGTATGCACGGAACTGTGGCGGGGAACTGGGCCGTTTGCGAAAGCGATCTTCTAATAACTGCAGGCGCTCGATTCGACGACCGTATTACGGGTGCACCTGCCAGTAAATTTGCCCCCGATGCAGTTGTTGTCCACATCGATATCGACAAATCGGAGCACCAAAAAAATAAGACTGTCCGGCACCCAATTCATTCTGATGTCCGCTACGCATTGGGAAGGCTTGTACACCTTGCCAAAGAAACAGGCTTTAAGAAGCCTGACCTTGAGTATTGGTATAAACAACTCGCTACATGGCAAAAGCAACACCCGTTTAACTACGAAAGAGATGACCGGTTCGTTCTGGGCCAGGAAGCGATTGAGGCTCTCTATCACCAAACTGATGGAGAAGCGATCATTACGACCGGAGTCGGTCAGCATCAAATGTGGGCGGCACAGTTCTATAAATTTCACAAACCTCGCAGCTACCTCAGCTCTCTAGGGCTGGGTGCAATGGGCTTCGGGCTGCCCGCTGCCATCGGGGCCAAGGTGGCTTGCCCGGATCGTACCGTTGTGGATGTAGACGGCGACGGATCCTTTCTTATGAATATCCAAGAACTCGCTACAGCAGTTATCGAGAAGATTCCTGTAAAAATTCTCCTTCTCAACAATCAACATTTGGGAATGGTAATGCAGTGGGAAGATTTGATCTACGAGGGAGTTCGAGCCCAAACTATTCTAGGCGACCCAGAAAATATTGGTTCCCCGGAAAATCCTGCAGGCCTGTACCCCAATTTCGTAAAAATGGCTGAGAGCTTTGGTTGTCCAGCTCGGCAGGTGATTCTAAAAAAGGAACTAAAAGACGGAATCGATGAAATGCTCGAATGCGATAGCCCCTTCCTCCTAGAAGTCGTTAGCCACTATGACGAACACGTTTTACCCATGATCCAGCAGGGAAAGTCGGCCAAAGAGATTCTCCTTCAACCTCCAGGTTAA
- the trpD gene encoding Anthranilate phosphoribosyltransferase, whose product MIEDLNDLTEKLKQGNGLSSSEAGAAARILASGKINDSDAGDFLIALADKGETPEEVATFAATFRELAMDPGLTEFAERALDVVGTGGDHSGSFNISTTTAFVLAAGGIPILKHGNRSVTSKSGSADLLTALGIEIEAEPKKIRQSAMELNFCYFFAPAFHPAFKAIMPVRRKLAAEGRRTIFNILGPLINPSCPARQMTGVFAAEWVKPLAEAHESLGLRSGVVVHGELPNGKGMDELSCAGQNRVAGFGELRDLDGYWSPESRGFTRCSVNDLAGGDGKENAALLKRILDGSGPAGLIDTIVLNAGAAFLVVGRKDGFKIARELLLGGSVKEWLERARDFYAG is encoded by the coding sequence ATGATCGAGGATCTCAACGATCTCACGGAGAAACTCAAGCAGGGAAACGGACTGTCCAGCAGTGAAGCTGGGGCAGCGGCAAGGATTCTAGCTTCTGGTAAGATTAATGACAGTGATGCTGGAGATTTCCTGATTGCCCTTGCCGATAAGGGAGAAACACCGGAAGAAGTGGCGACCTTTGCGGCTACATTCCGGGAATTAGCGATGGATCCAGGACTTACTGAATTCGCGGAAAGAGCGTTGGATGTAGTTGGGACAGGAGGCGACCATTCCGGAAGTTTTAATATTTCTACAACCACAGCCTTTGTTCTTGCAGCTGGAGGAATTCCTATTCTGAAACATGGCAATCGATCTGTTACCTCGAAGAGTGGGAGTGCCGATCTTCTCACCGCACTGGGAATCGAGATTGAGGCTGAACCGAAAAAAATTCGACAATCTGCAATGGAGTTGAATTTCTGTTATTTCTTTGCGCCTGCATTTCATCCCGCTTTCAAAGCAATCATGCCAGTTCGGCGTAAGCTTGCGGCGGAAGGCAGAAGAACCATTTTTAATATCCTTGGCCCGCTTATCAACCCCTCGTGCCCAGCAAGGCAAATGACGGGTGTATTCGCTGCGGAGTGGGTCAAACCCTTGGCGGAAGCGCATGAGTCTCTTGGATTACGGAGCGGAGTCGTTGTGCATGGGGAACTGCCGAATGGTAAAGGAATGGATGAATTGTCCTGTGCAGGCCAAAACCGCGTCGCCGGATTTGGCGAATTGCGAGATTTAGACGGATACTGGAGCCCGGAATCAAGAGGATTCACCCGCTGCTCGGTCAACGATCTGGCTGGGGGTGACGGAAAAGAGAATGCAGCCTTACTCAAACGGATACTTGATGGATCGGGCCCCGCTGGCCTCATTGATACGATTGTTCTGAATGCTGGAGCCGCATTCCTTGTTGTAGGACGAAAAGATGGTTTTAAAATAGCGCGGGAACTACTCCTCGGTGGTTCGGTCAAAGAGTGGCTCGAACGGGCCCGTGACTTCTATGCCGGATGA
- the bamD gene encoding Outer membrane protein assembly factor BamD produces MAIRMLIPVLLLFTMGAPLALDAGLLGKKRSPEEQIAVQNAKAETAMMQAFAALDKGKERTALSKFKIVYRKYPSSVHAADALYRSAKIYFKKRKWRKSFENYYRIVSGYPEFEHYGDVLTEQFEIASALMANKTSRYFVVIPYRNYAQAVRYFEVIASSAPYSEYAPLALMNNALIHGKLDKTLERIMTLNRLIETYPKSMLAPDAYLDLAESFAELVNGPQYAQSSTREAMKYFEDFLILFPDSPEVALGEEGLGRMQEAYAKSKVVMGEFYYKKRRNYVAAEVFFSQAITAAPKSASAQRAQDYLSVIETIPEEERMSRLARKASRSKRSGRTGAFAKKEPKEAEISTNSNKLPDPSTEAPPATVEVAEASGSTDADIKKDRKGISKTLTFWRRGRDQEKSTPEK; encoded by the coding sequence ATGGCAATTAGAATGCTAATCCCCGTTCTCCTTCTTTTCACTATGGGGGCTCCTCTCGCTTTAGACGCAGGGCTCTTGGGAAAGAAACGGTCCCCGGAGGAACAGATCGCAGTCCAAAACGCCAAGGCAGAAACTGCGATGATGCAAGCTTTCGCCGCACTCGATAAGGGGAAAGAGAGAACCGCTCTTTCCAAATTTAAAATCGTTTATAGGAAGTATCCCAGTTCGGTTCATGCCGCTGACGCCCTCTACCGGTCAGCTAAAATTTACTTCAAAAAACGAAAATGGAGGAAGTCCTTTGAAAACTACTACAGAATTGTAAGCGGTTACCCCGAATTCGAGCACTACGGAGATGTTCTTACGGAACAATTCGAAATTGCTAGTGCCTTAATGGCCAACAAGACCTCGCGCTATTTTGTTGTCATACCATATCGGAACTATGCCCAGGCTGTGAGATACTTTGAGGTCATCGCTAGCAGTGCCCCTTATAGCGAATATGCTCCTCTGGCCCTGATGAATAATGCATTAATCCATGGCAAGCTGGATAAAACACTGGAAAGAATCATGACTCTAAACCGTCTGATCGAAACATATCCCAAAAGCATGCTGGCACCCGATGCTTACCTCGATCTGGCTGAATCCTTTGCCGAGCTTGTAAACGGACCCCAATACGCTCAAAGCTCGACTCGTGAGGCGATGAAGTACTTCGAAGATTTTCTCATACTCTTTCCTGATAGTCCCGAGGTTGCTTTGGGCGAAGAAGGGCTTGGTCGCATGCAAGAAGCCTATGCCAAAAGCAAGGTCGTAATGGGGGAATTCTATTACAAAAAACGTAGAAACTACGTAGCTGCAGAAGTTTTTTTTAGCCAAGCTATCACCGCCGCACCCAAATCGGCCTCGGCACAACGAGCTCAGGACTATCTTTCTGTCATTGAAACAATACCAGAGGAGGAAAGGATGAGTCGATTAGCTCGAAAAGCTTCTCGTTCTAAAAGAAGTGGCCGGACCGGAGCATTCGCTAAGAAAGAACCAAAAGAGGCGGAGATCTCGACAAACTCAAATAAGCTCCCAGACCCATCCACTGAAGCTCCTCCCGCAACAGTTGAGGTCGCTGAAGCCTCAGGCAGTACGGATGCTGATATCAAGAAAGACCGAAAGGGCATCTCAAAAACTCTTACTTTTTGGAGGAGGGGTCGCGATCAAGAGAAGTCTACCCCTGAAAAATAG
- the ymdB gene encoding 2',3'-cyclic-nucleotide 2'-phosphodiesterase, with translation MVKLLFIGDIVGRPGRNFVLEKLPEIRKELEVDFVVANAENSAGGAGLSGKIAQQLKEGGVDAITLGDHVWDQRGFDLEISDLDWVCRPANLPENCPGRRYLVIERGGIRIGVFTVLGRQFLTALSSCPFSSSDQILSELEGETDAVITEIHAEATSEKIAFGWYLDGRTSAVIGTHTHVPTADATILPRGTGYLTDSGMTGPHHSVLGRDVQPVVARYLDGMPRKFTVAEGDVRLSGAVVTIDPASGFCRDIEQVQRS, from the coding sequence ATGGTCAAACTTCTTTTTATTGGAGATATAGTGGGAAGGCCCGGGCGAAACTTCGTTCTCGAAAAGCTCCCTGAGATTCGAAAGGAGTTGGAGGTTGATTTCGTGGTGGCTAATGCGGAAAACTCTGCTGGTGGCGCCGGTCTTTCTGGAAAGATTGCACAGCAGCTTAAGGAAGGGGGTGTAGACGCTATCACTCTCGGTGATCATGTTTGGGACCAACGAGGCTTTGATTTAGAGATCTCGGACTTGGATTGGGTGTGTCGGCCGGCCAATCTGCCAGAGAATTGCCCCGGAAGGAGATATCTCGTAATTGAAAGAGGTGGGATTCGAATAGGGGTATTTACTGTTCTCGGGCGACAGTTCCTGACCGCCCTGAGCTCTTGCCCTTTCTCCTCATCGGATCAGATATTATCGGAATTGGAGGGTGAGACGGATGCCGTAATCACCGAAATTCATGCTGAAGCAACTTCAGAGAAAATTGCTTTTGGCTGGTATCTGGACGGACGGACTTCAGCTGTTATCGGTACTCATACCCATGTCCCTACAGCTGATGCGACTATTCTTCCACGGGGAACTGGGTATCTTACCGATTCCGGGATGACAGGGCCCCATCATTCCGTCCTTGGAAGAGACGTGCAACCGGTGGTGGCGCGATACCTCGATGGAATGCCGAGGAAATTCACTGTCGCGGAAGGTGATGTGCGACTTTCAGGTGCAGTCGTAACTATAGACCCAGCGTCAGGTTTCTGCAGGGACATCGAGCAGGTGCAAAGATCCTAG
- the uppP gene encoding Undecaprenyl-diphosphatase, translated as MRTVCLLILLTGGQLCSTEPMEPPLAKGLGLEENDPLVSKSYGPANDLPSFRIKEAMLLGLVEGITEFLPISSTGHLILANHFLGLTQTDASIPDWNHNDPYQRVNPSSMGEALDAYIIVIQFGAIIAVALLYRSKIRSIILGLLGRNQEGLFLARNLALAFFPVAAIGLIFHSVITFYFFNIAPVILALFLGGILMLLVENWRKRRIRPDQLERPNYGPELYQLSSRQSLLIGLFQCAALWPGTSRSMITIVGGYTVGLSPSRAAEFSFLLSLPTLSTAALYKILKVGPEMYTELGWTPILFGMGIAALSAAIAVKWMISYLAKHGLILFAYYRIALAFSLAIILFQ; from the coding sequence ATGCGGACAGTCTGTCTCCTAATTTTGCTCACCGGGGGTCAACTCTGCTCGACTGAGCCAATGGAACCGCCCCTAGCAAAAGGATTGGGCCTGGAGGAAAACGATCCTCTCGTTTCAAAATCCTATGGACCAGCAAATGATCTTCCAAGTTTCAGAATTAAGGAAGCAATGCTCCTAGGTCTGGTCGAGGGAATCACGGAATTCCTACCCATTTCTTCAACCGGACATCTCATTTTAGCCAACCACTTTCTTGGTCTGACCCAGACCGATGCATCTATTCCAGATTGGAACCATAATGATCCCTATCAAAGGGTTAATCCGAGTTCTATGGGAGAAGCCCTCGATGCATACATCATCGTAATTCAATTCGGGGCTATAATCGCAGTGGCTTTACTTTACCGTTCTAAAATTCGATCAATAATTCTAGGTCTTCTCGGAAGGAATCAAGAAGGCCTGTTCCTGGCGCGAAATTTGGCGCTCGCTTTTTTTCCAGTCGCCGCAATAGGACTCATCTTCCATTCTGTTATCACCTTCTACTTTTTTAATATTGCCCCGGTAATTTTGGCACTATTCCTCGGAGGGATCCTTATGTTATTAGTGGAAAATTGGCGGAAACGCAGAATCCGGCCTGACCAACTTGAAAGACCCAACTACGGACCCGAGCTTTATCAGCTATCTTCCCGTCAATCTCTCCTCATCGGATTATTTCAATGTGCGGCCCTCTGGCCCGGTACCAGCCGTTCGATGATCACCATCGTTGGAGGCTACACGGTCGGACTCAGCCCTTCTCGCGCTGCCGAATTTAGTTTTCTCCTCAGCCTGCCAACCCTGAGTACAGCAGCTCTCTATAAGATACTCAAGGTCGGGCCAGAAATGTACACTGAACTTGGATGGACTCCCATTCTTTTCGGTATGGGAATTGCAGCTCTCTCCGCCGCCATAGCTGTAAAATGGATGATTTCCTATCTCGCAAAACACGGCCTCATTTTATTTGCCTACTATCGAATTGCCCTTGCTTTCTCCCTCGCTATAATCCTATTTCAGTAG
- the plsX gene encoding Phosphate acyltransferase, giving the protein MGQPQGETNIAVDAMGADMGTAEVVRGAAMALERFDDIDGIVLVGKRKLLERLLKVAKLSNESRLSICPATEVIGMEEKPIQSLKRKIDASMFRAIELVKEGSCQAAVSCGNTGSLVAGSTIKLRPLKGIERAAIAEPMPSKDQHFVLIDAGANPTAKPNHLVHNAILGKHYARVILGKANPRIGLLSNGTEEGKGNELTLGTHRLLKRITAIVDYRGLIEGLDVFSNKVDVIVCDGFTGNVVLKSCESLVLSMKDFFKEEVNKNPIRLTGALLSKGVYRNLNEQLNPDQYGGAPLLGLGGHVLKAHGSSNKFAIMNAIGAAKKIADTDMNVLILQEIEQVNKLIHGEELDVLPT; this is encoded by the coding sequence ATGGGCCAGCCTCAAGGCGAAACGAATATCGCTGTCGATGCAATGGGTGCCGACATGGGCACCGCTGAAGTTGTTCGTGGCGCAGCCATGGCGTTGGAGAGATTTGATGACATTGACGGAATCGTGTTGGTTGGGAAAAGGAAACTTCTAGAACGCCTGCTCAAAGTGGCCAAATTGTCCAATGAATCCAGGCTCAGTATTTGCCCTGCAACCGAAGTGATAGGAATGGAAGAGAAGCCAATCCAGAGCCTCAAGCGCAAGATAGACGCCTCTATGTTTCGGGCCATTGAATTGGTTAAGGAAGGAAGTTGCCAAGCCGCGGTTAGCTGTGGCAATACGGGTAGCTTAGTAGCCGGCAGTACAATAAAACTAAGACCACTTAAAGGGATAGAGCGAGCCGCCATCGCTGAACCGATGCCATCCAAAGATCAGCATTTTGTCCTCATTGACGCAGGAGCTAATCCTACCGCAAAACCCAATCACCTGGTCCATAATGCTATCCTTGGAAAGCACTACGCTCGAGTCATCCTCGGGAAAGCTAATCCCAGAATCGGCCTCCTGAGTAACGGAACTGAAGAGGGCAAAGGGAATGAGCTGACCCTAGGAACCCACAGGCTGCTGAAGAGAATCACAGCAATTGTTGATTATCGCGGACTCATCGAAGGGCTCGACGTCTTCAGCAATAAAGTCGACGTAATTGTCTGTGATGGTTTTACAGGCAATGTCGTACTTAAGTCGTGTGAGTCTCTTGTCCTTTCAATGAAAGACTTCTTTAAAGAAGAGGTTAACAAGAACCCGATTCGCCTTACCGGAGCCCTTCTATCTAAGGGTGTCTATCGCAATTTAAACGAACAGCTAAATCCGGATCAGTACGGGGGAGCGCCCTTACTGGGACTCGGGGGCCATGTCCTTAAGGCCCATGGTTCCAGCAATAAATTCGCTATAATGAACGCCATCGGCGCCGCCAAAAAAATCGCCGACACCGATATGAACGTACTAATATTGCAAGAGATTGAACAAGTAAATAAGTTGATCCACGGAGAGGAATTAGATGTCCTTCCAACGTGA
- a CDS encoding putative zinc protease — MSTVSSLGEGWTPLIDEFFDEKVDRYVLRNGLVVLIKEDHSSKLASAQVWVKAGSICEGENLGSGLSHFLEHMLFKGTHKRPGIQISRDVQEAGGNINAYTTFDRTVYYIDLPSESINLALDVLGDAVFNALLPKEEVDREREVILREIDMGMDDPDRRVTQALFGNAYRLHPYRNPVIGYREVFEKLQRESLVTYYKAQYVPNNIVLVVVGDVDVDTVKEEVERNFGKYPRVSLPASILFDEPQQLALREEHLYGDVNICRGGLAFKTCGMVHPDGPALDVLAAVLGGGNSSVLWRRLREEKKIVHYVDAATWTQGTSGMLWISYLCDNDKRPIVQDAILEEIEGVGANGFTEAQIAKVRRQALVSEIDLRKTMSGQASRLGLAEVVIGDLGYPRNYFRRIEAVSTQQLVALTSKYLRRDRLTAVSLNAKDIVSRKSKLVGEPLSVPKFETVVLPNGARIVWQKLRRLPKVHLRPVFRGGALYESPLNRGVTGILATLLTKDTMSRDTLEISETVEGLGASFGEFIGNNTFGFFLEVMSSDVAFAVELLGECMLSPAFKNDTFERERMAQIASLNEELDEIVDYGKKYLRDLFFGDHPLSVDPQGTIKTMECLTQIDVKRHFEKLVRGGNLVLGVSGDFDEGELIPKLSDLLGEMKNVDFTPETVPFDGPACPGVFERNLNREQAVIFQAYPDVGIIDPRYHAGEILVELFSEMSGRLFLRVREELGLAYFVGASRISGIESGMFYFCCGTHPDSHKQVGEEFNEEVHRVRSGKITESELRRCQRRLKAQKRMSLQTIGSCAMQAALNVTYNLPANDWSNYDERIDSITTEDLRKFAIEMLNPDRAVRLVVKP, encoded by the coding sequence GGAGCACATGTTATTCAAGGGGACGCACAAACGCCCAGGCATTCAGATTAGCCGCGATGTGCAAGAAGCAGGAGGAAATATTAATGCCTATACAACTTTCGACCGTACAGTTTACTATATCGATCTTCCAAGTGAATCAATCAATCTAGCGCTAGATGTTTTGGGGGATGCGGTATTCAATGCACTCCTTCCAAAGGAAGAGGTGGACCGTGAGCGTGAAGTGATCCTGCGCGAGATAGATATGGGTATGGATGATCCAGACCGCCGGGTGACACAAGCCTTGTTTGGTAATGCCTATAGGTTGCATCCATACCGGAATCCAGTGATCGGATATCGTGAGGTCTTTGAGAAGCTCCAACGGGAGAGCTTGGTGACTTACTACAAAGCGCAGTATGTACCAAACAACATAGTCCTCGTGGTTGTTGGGGACGTTGATGTTGACACGGTGAAGGAAGAAGTAGAACGGAATTTCGGGAAGTATCCGCGGGTTTCTTTACCGGCTTCCATCTTGTTTGATGAACCCCAGCAGCTGGCGTTGAGGGAGGAACATCTCTATGGGGACGTAAATATCTGTCGAGGCGGTCTTGCTTTCAAAACTTGTGGGATGGTTCATCCGGATGGTCCTGCGCTTGATGTTCTGGCCGCGGTCTTGGGAGGGGGCAATAGCTCAGTTCTATGGAGGCGGTTACGAGAGGAGAAGAAGATCGTACACTACGTCGATGCTGCAACCTGGACTCAAGGGACAAGCGGAATGCTTTGGATTTCTTATCTCTGTGATAACGATAAGCGTCCAATCGTTCAGGATGCGATACTTGAAGAGATCGAAGGTGTTGGCGCCAATGGCTTTACCGAGGCTCAGATTGCAAAGGTAAGGCGACAAGCCTTGGTGAGCGAGATTGATTTACGCAAAACGATGAGTGGACAGGCGTCTCGGTTAGGCCTAGCGGAAGTGGTTATAGGGGACCTTGGTTATCCGAGAAATTACTTTCGGAGAATCGAGGCGGTCTCAACTCAACAGCTTGTGGCTTTGACGTCCAAATACCTAAGAAGGGATAGATTAACGGCCGTTTCGCTAAATGCGAAGGACATCGTTTCTAGAAAAAGTAAATTAGTCGGTGAGCCCCTATCGGTTCCCAAATTTGAAACCGTCGTACTGCCGAATGGCGCACGAATTGTTTGGCAGAAATTAAGGCGTCTTCCCAAGGTGCATCTGCGTCCTGTGTTTCGTGGTGGAGCGCTTTATGAGTCCCCTCTAAATAGAGGTGTGACAGGAATTTTGGCTACTCTTCTCACAAAAGATACGATGAGCCGCGATACTCTCGAAATCTCGGAAACAGTGGAGGGCCTTGGTGCGAGTTTTGGGGAATTCATCGGGAACAACACCTTTGGATTCTTCCTTGAAGTGATGTCTTCAGATGTTGCTTTTGCCGTGGAGTTGCTTGGGGAGTGTATGCTTAGCCCCGCATTCAAGAACGACACCTTCGAACGAGAAAGAATGGCTCAGATTGCCTCTTTGAACGAAGAGTTAGATGAAATTGTTGACTACGGGAAAAAGTATCTTCGCGACTTGTTTTTTGGAGATCATCCCCTCTCAGTTGATCCTCAGGGAACGATTAAAACTATGGAATGTCTGACTCAAATAGATGTTAAAAGGCATTTTGAAAAACTTGTCAGAGGGGGAAATCTAGTCTTAGGGGTGTCGGGCGATTTTGATGAGGGTGAGCTAATCCCAAAACTAAGCGACTTGCTTGGGGAAATGAAAAATGTCGACTTTACTCCGGAAACGGTCCCTTTCGATGGGCCGGCTTGCCCTGGGGTGTTCGAGCGAAATCTGAACAGGGAGCAGGCTGTAATATTCCAAGCTTATCCCGATGTGGGAATTATTGATCCAAGATATCATGCTGGCGAAATTCTGGTTGAGCTCTTCAGCGAGATGTCAGGGCGTCTTTTCCTGCGCGTTCGGGAAGAACTTGGGCTGGCATATTTTGTAGGAGCCTCAAGGATATCTGGGATCGAGTCCGGCATGTTTTATTTTTGCTGTGGTACACATCCGGATTCCCATAAGCAAGTTGGGGAAGAATTTAATGAAGAGGTCCATCGTGTTAGAAGCGGAAAGATTACTGAAAGCGAATTACGTCGATGCCAGAGGCGACTCAAGGCACAGAAGAGGATGAGTCTCCAAACGATTGGTTCATGTGCGATGCAGGCGGCCTTGAATGTCACCTACAATTTACCAGCAAATGATTGGAGCAACTATGACGAGCGTATCGACTCAATTACGACCGAGGATCTCCGGAAGTTTGCTATCGAAATGCTTAATCCTGACAGAGCAGTGAGGCTTGTTGTCAAGCCCTGA